The Rana temporaria chromosome 13, aRanTem1.1, whole genome shotgun sequence genome has a window encoding:
- the LOC120920142 gene encoding nuclear receptor ROR-gamma-like — translation MFFFLLAAQIEIIPCKICGDKSSGIHYGVITCEGCKGFFRRSQQGKPIYSCSQQQSCQIDRSNRNRCQHCRLQKCLSLGMSRDAVKFGRMSKKQHDIIQAEVEKLRLREQRMDGSTNLQRTEPQVYQPTSTSPQPGHTIPHSLWTGRWDTSCSARSCSAPRMQLQKDTLVHHSNTPEKTHSEAFLRKSYLREQQLHQEHPRPTAFQGAETYGNVISSCLIPECVISATELELLTQNVVLAHQETCQFRQENLHILRWETFSTAELQSFHHKPMDQMWERCVCHVTDAIQYIVEFAKRLSGFMDLNPNDQIVLLKAGAMELLLIRMSRAFNCYNNTVYFEGKYAQLELFHSLGCIDLISTMFDFCHILGALNLSEHEMAFYSAVTLLDPSRPWLQDKQKVETLHRKLQLAFRHLLRRTHREGIMSKLPHKEGLSGICQLHLEKLNVFRQMYPGIAWERFPPLYKELFISEPESS, via the exons GGGTTCTTCCGGAGGAGCCAGCAGGGGAAGCCGATCTATTCCTGCAGTCAGCAACAGAGCTGCCAGATCGATCGATCCAACAGGAACCGGTGCCAGCACTGCCGCCTGCAGAAGTGCCTGTCCCTGGGCATGTCACGGGATG CCGTAAAATTTGGCCGAATGTCCAAGAAGCAGCACGATATCATCCAGGCCGAGGTAGAGAAACTTCGACTGAGAGAGCAAAGAATGGACGGGTCTACAAATCTACAGAGGACGGAACCTCAGGTGTACCAACCAACGTCAACATCTCCGCAACCCGGTCACACCATCCCGCATTCCCTATGGACCGGCCGGTGGGATACCTCCTGCTCCGCGCGCTCCTGTTCAGCACCCAGAATGCAGTTGCAGAAGGACACCCTTGTCCACCATTCCAACACTCCAGAAAAGACCCATTCAGAAGCCTTCCTTCGAAAAAGCTACCTCCGAGAGCAACAACTTCACCAGGAGCACCCTAGACCAACCGCGTTCCAGGGCGCGGAGACCTATGGCAACGTCATCAGCAGCTGTTTAATTCCAGAGTGCGTCATTTCGGCGACGGAGCTTG AGCTTTTGACGCAGAACGTAGTGCTTGCCCACCAGGAAACATGCCAGTTCAGGCAAGAGAACCTCCATATCCTGCGATGGGAAACCTTCTCTACGGCAGAGTTGCAAAGCTTCCATCACAAG CCCATGGACCAGATGTGGGAACGCTGTGTGTGCCACGTCACCGATGCCATCCAGTATATTGTGGAGTTTGCCAAACGGCTCAGTGGCTTCATGGACCTGAATCCGAACGACCAGATTGTTCTCCTAAAAGCAG GTGCCATGGAGCTTCTCCTTATAAGAATGAGCCGAGCATTTAACTGTTACAACAACACGGTCTACTTCGAAGGCAAATACGCTCAACTGGAACTCTTCCATTCTTTgg GGTGCATCGATCTCATCAGCACCATGTTTGATTTCTGCCACATCCTAGGAGCTCTCAATCTCTCCGAACATGAAATGGCCTTCTACAGTGCCGTGACGCTGCTGGATCCCA GCCGGCCCTGGCTACAAGACAAGCAGAAGGTGGAGACCCTTCACAGAAAGCTACAGTTGGCCTTCAGACATCTACTGCGGAGGACCCATCGGGAGGGGATTATGAGCAAG CTCCCGCACAAGGAAGGGCTGTCTGGGATTTGCCAGCTTCACCTAGAAAAACTGAACGTCTTCCGACAGATGTACCCGGGCATAGCGTGGGAGAGGTTCCCTCCGCTCTACAAGGAGCTGTTCATCTCCGAACCAGAAAGTTCCTGA